Proteins encoded together in one Impatiens glandulifera chromosome 1, dImpGla2.1, whole genome shotgun sequence window:
- the LOC124909961 gene encoding peamaclein-like, which yields MAMIITSCRFLVISLIIASSLLIDQTAILVLADVDVDDHAFCDPKCEVRCSKAGRMDRCLEYCGICCRDCHCVPSGTFGNKDECPCYRDKKNSKGQPKCP from the exons ATGGCCATGATCATCACAAGCTGCAGGTTTCTTGTAATTTCACTGATCATCGCCTCATCACTCCTCATCGATCAAACCGCGATACTAGTACTGGCTGATGTCGACG TCGATGATCATGCATTTTGCGACCCGAAGTGTGAAGTGAGGTGCTCGAAAGCAGGGAGGATGGATAGGTGTCTTGAGTACTGTGGCATATGCTGTAGAGATTGCCATTGTGTTCCTTCAGGAACCTTTGGTAATAAGGATGAGTGCCCTTGTTATAGGGACAAGAAGAACTCCAAGGGACAGCCCAAGTGCCCTTAA